The following coding sequences are from one Shewanella putrefaciens window:
- a CDS encoding EAL domain-containing protein: MHISIKGLNIKSFTHSLRVNFLITLAYVVVGKIGLMIALPPGYSAAIWPAAGIAIAACILWKEYTPWIGVFIGSFLINANMGGFVHWSWLPVVIAMGSSIQAILAAKMMSRIDHLVTLDSPHTVIKSCLGLALTCIVATVCGNLALVISGTIPQSDFLESLVNWWMGDLLGAIIFIPLTMLVFDKRDIWRSRRIQTGIPMFVGFLCCVGIYSYSDMNQRQQLQDKFEIQSNAIISRIEGFQDANLQRIIALASLFDNSEQVSVDEFIQFGKRTLLPTDGVHAWVWAPLVAATEQESFEIAASAAISGAYNVKRPQNWQVNTDGWLVPVMYIQPLANHEAVLGMDLNSEPIRAAAIAKVRTTQAPVMTAKVQLAPDFTGPSGTLLFAPVFDRLGEIAGFCTAVIDLQQIINEVEQVQGLQWKLIDMSAGGSLLYSNTNKDFPIFSDYIFSDKNGHFFQANLMFADRHWHIVLYQSYTMLMGDTFSLSLLMLLLAFTTCAVIGGLTLVYSGEHHRIAEKVQEKTMALSKEIARSQAFQATLVESEQRYRNLFDKAPVGHVLKQVDNGRFVAINQAFTDITGYSLDELNQLDPWELTPKRYQLSEAEQLERLKQTRRYGPYQKHYLHKNGQSVAVRLNGALVTGANGEQLVLFIVEDITEQERTVARVNLLAQVFQQSGEGITIIDANDIIVDVNTAFSQITGYSREDIIGKNCRFLEAKRTDKSIDPQVRAALEQTGFWQGEVWDRHKDGYDFPKWLMMSVVRDESGAVSHYIGSFTDISERKMSEERIHFLAHHDSLTLLPNRLSLQSSLEIVFGEALASQSQIAVMFIDMDHFKNINDTLGHHVGDQLLLEVARRLKNIVDNNDIVARLGGDEFVVVLSDTNHDEVASLAEALRSGLSQTYIIDNNSLHSSPSIGISLFPTDGNTVEALMKNADMAMYRAKAAGRNNYQFFTAAMNTLITERQHIETGLRQVLANEELQLHYQPQIDIRTGQVVSVEALVRWQHPEFGLISPDRFISIAEEIDMIIPIGQWVLETAMAQLAAWRAAGATRLRMAVNLSAHQLRKDTIVADITNVLLKHQLGKGALELEITESVAMQYPEQNARLLAELRQHGIELAIDDFGTGYSSLSYLKLLPLDRLKLDRSFVKDIETDPNDAAISAATISMSHELGLTVVAEGVENEAQLVLLSSMGCDLVQGYYFSKPLPAEECFRFIQRNL, encoded by the coding sequence ATGCATATCAGCATAAAGGGATTGAATATCAAATCGTTTACTCACTCTCTTAGGGTTAATTTTCTCATAACCTTAGCCTATGTCGTTGTAGGGAAAATAGGTTTAATGATTGCCTTACCGCCTGGATATTCGGCGGCAATTTGGCCTGCGGCAGGGATAGCCATTGCCGCTTGTATTTTATGGAAAGAGTACACTCCTTGGATTGGGGTTTTTATTGGATCTTTTCTCATTAATGCCAATATGGGAGGATTTGTTCACTGGAGTTGGCTACCCGTTGTTATCGCTATGGGTTCCAGCATTCAAGCAATATTAGCCGCCAAAATGATGAGTCGAATCGATCATCTTGTCACCTTAGATAGTCCTCATACTGTTATCAAATCCTGTCTGGGTCTCGCGTTAACCTGCATAGTCGCAACGGTTTGTGGCAACCTTGCTTTAGTTATCAGTGGCACTATCCCACAGTCTGACTTTCTCGAAAGCCTTGTTAATTGGTGGATGGGAGACTTACTCGGTGCGATCATTTTTATCCCATTGACTATGTTAGTGTTCGACAAACGGGATATTTGGCGATCCCGTCGTATCCAAACGGGGATACCGATGTTTGTGGGATTTTTATGTTGCGTAGGGATTTATAGCTATTCCGATATGAATCAAAGGCAGCAATTACAGGATAAATTTGAGATCCAATCGAATGCGATCATCAGCCGTATTGAAGGTTTTCAAGATGCCAATTTGCAGCGAATTATTGCATTAGCCAGTTTGTTTGATAATAGCGAGCAAGTTTCTGTCGACGAGTTTATACAGTTTGGTAAGCGTACGTTGTTACCCACGGATGGTGTCCATGCGTGGGTATGGGCACCTCTTGTTGCCGCAACAGAACAGGAAAGCTTTGAGATTGCGGCAAGTGCGGCGATCTCTGGTGCTTATAATGTGAAGCGTCCACAAAATTGGCAAGTTAATACCGATGGTTGGTTAGTGCCTGTTATGTATATACAGCCACTCGCCAACCATGAAGCCGTGTTGGGAATGGATCTAAATAGCGAGCCTATTCGGGCTGCTGCGATTGCAAAAGTCAGAACCACCCAAGCCCCTGTAATGACGGCTAAAGTCCAATTAGCGCCGGATTTCACAGGTCCTAGCGGTACTTTGTTATTTGCACCAGTGTTTGATCGCTTAGGAGAAATAGCGGGTTTTTGTACAGCCGTTATCGACTTACAACAGATCATCAATGAAGTTGAGCAAGTACAGGGATTGCAGTGGAAGCTTATTGATATGAGTGCGGGCGGGTCTTTGCTCTACTCAAATACAAACAAAGATTTCCCAATATTTTCGGACTATATATTTAGCGATAAGAATGGGCATTTTTTTCAAGCTAATCTAATGTTTGCCGATCGCCATTGGCACATAGTGCTTTACCAGTCCTATACGATGCTAATGGGCGATACCTTTAGTTTGTCGTTGCTGATGTTGCTCCTTGCCTTTACAACCTGTGCAGTTATCGGAGGTTTGACCTTAGTGTATTCCGGTGAGCACCATCGGATTGCAGAAAAAGTGCAAGAAAAAACCATGGCGCTGTCTAAAGAGATAGCACGTAGTCAGGCTTTCCAAGCCACCTTAGTTGAAAGTGAGCAGCGATATCGAAACTTGTTTGATAAAGCCCCTGTGGGGCATGTGCTGAAACAAGTGGACAATGGTCGATTTGTCGCCATTAACCAAGCCTTTACCGATATTACGGGTTACTCACTCGATGAACTTAATCAACTCGATCCTTGGGAGTTAACCCCCAAGCGCTATCAATTAAGTGAAGCTGAGCAATTAGAACGCTTAAAGCAAACTCGCCGTTATGGCCCTTATCAGAAACATTATCTACACAAGAACGGGCAATCAGTGGCAGTTCGCCTCAATGGTGCTTTGGTTACAGGTGCCAATGGTGAACAACTTGTGCTTTTTATTGTGGAGGATATTACCGAGCAGGAACGTACTGTTGCTAGAGTGAATCTGCTCGCGCAGGTATTCCAGCAGAGCGGTGAGGGCATCACGATTATAGATGCCAATGACATTATTGTGGATGTGAACACCGCGTTTTCCCAGATCACGGGTTATTCACGAGAGGACATTATTGGTAAAAACTGCCGCTTTTTAGAGGCTAAACGTACGGATAAAAGTATCGATCCTCAAGTCCGTGCAGCCCTCGAACAAACGGGATTCTGGCAGGGCGAGGTATGGGATAGACATAAAGACGGTTACGATTTCCCCAAATGGTTGATGATGTCCGTCGTGCGTGATGAATCAGGCGCAGTTAGTCATTACATTGGGAGTTTTACCGATATTAGTGAACGGAAAATGAGTGAGGAACGGATCCACTTTCTCGCTCACCATGATTCCCTAACATTGTTGCCTAACCGCCTGAGTTTACAGTCGAGTCTTGAAATTGTCTTCGGCGAAGCATTGGCCTCACAAAGCCAAATAGCGGTCATGTTTATCGATATGGATCATTTTAAAAATATTAATGACACCCTAGGACATCATGTGGGTGACCAATTATTGCTTGAAGTGGCGCGGAGATTAAAAAATATTGTTGATAATAATGACATTGTTGCGCGCTTAGGTGGGGATGAATTTGTAGTGGTATTGTCCGATACCAACCACGATGAAGTGGCGAGTTTAGCTGAAGCACTGCGTAGTGGCCTTAGCCAAACCTATATCATTGACAATAATTCTTTGCACTCTTCTCCCAGTATTGGCATTAGCCTATTTCCGACTGATGGCAATACTGTCGAAGCGTTAATGAAAAATGCGGATATGGCGATGTACCGCGCAAAAGCGGCTGGACGCAATAACTATCAATTCTTTACAGCGGCAATGAATACCTTGATTACCGAACGTCAACATATTGAAACGGGATTAAGGCAAGTACTGGCAAATGAAGAACTGCAATTACATTACCAGCCACAAATCGATATTCGTACAGGACAAGTGGTGAGTGTTGAAGCCCTAGTGCGTTGGCAGCATCCCGAGTTTGGTCTTATCTCACCAGATCGCTTTATTTCGATAGCAGAAGAAATTGACATGATTATTCCTATCGGCCAATGGGTACTTGAAACGGCGATGGCACAACTAGCCGCTTGGCGTGCCGCGGGAGCGACAAGACTTAGAATGGCGGTAAATTTATCGGCACACCAATTGCGGAAAGACACGATTGTTGCCGATATCACCAATGTTTTGCTTAAGCATCAACTTGGTAAGGGGGCGTTAGAGTTAGAAATCACCGAAAGTGTTGCTATGCAATACCCTGAGCAAAATGCACGTTTATTGGCGGAACTGCGCCAACATGGTATTGAGCTGGCTATCGATGACTTTGGTACAGGTTATTCTTCTTTATCTTATTTAAAACTTTTACCCCTAGACAGGCTCAAACTTGACCGTTCCTTTGTAAAGGATATTGAGACCGACCCTAACGATGCAGCCATTAGTGCTGCGACTATTTCTATGTCACATGAATTAGGGCTAACGGTTGTTGCTGAGGGTGTCGAAAATGAAGCACAACTCGTTTTGTTATCGAGTATGGGGTGTGATTTAGTGCAGGGATATTATTTCAGTAAACCCTTGCCAGCCGAAGAATGTTTCCGTTTTATTCAGCGTAACTTATAG
- a CDS encoding DUF3300 domain-containing protein — MNRLHRWNWLVLSAVLFALPFTPTTQAAGVSVSQGSSASVSQAELEQMLAPIALYPDSLLTHILIASTYPLEVVQAQRWLAQRPKLSLDQIMSQAEDKDWDPSVKALLAFPVVLQKMSDDLDWTQRLGEAFLEDEGQVMNGIQSLRQQADKANSLANMDNMAITRANNHIIIEPVRREIVYVPYYDPRVVYGTWRWGVAYPPVYWEFSGYAGYPYRPSHSHFYWAPGIHISFNYFFSSFHWHRHRVVVIDHRHSHHYRPRERYSVSHGAQPWKHKPEHRRGVVYHNPVVKQRYYADSKYRGRDSHSSGSAQHATSQYSKSNQDLRHNRQDNKDWNNKETHNYNNRERDNRAPTYQNTKAELKERRSANAEQMPATKGRSDPVHTQRERSDAQAKQMQANKNIQQKQYQTRESQPRNLDQQRSQPQRQENSRAITPRVESPRQEIKRSEPQRMEQPRQSVPRQREEVKVRQSEPRQNQNMQATRAVDQNKGRSTQSQERRNRE, encoded by the coding sequence ATGAACAGATTACATCGATGGAATTGGCTAGTGTTATCGGCAGTATTATTTGCTCTGCCCTTCACGCCCACAACTCAAGCCGCTGGCGTATCCGTAAGCCAAGGTTCAAGCGCGTCGGTAAGCCAAGCCGAGCTCGAACAAATGTTAGCGCCTATCGCACTGTACCCCGATAGCTTGTTGACGCACATTCTTATCGCCTCGACTTATCCACTCGAAGTCGTACAGGCACAACGCTGGCTAGCACAACGCCCTAAATTATCACTCGACCAGATAATGTCGCAGGCTGAAGACAAGGATTGGGATCCTAGCGTAAAAGCACTATTGGCTTTCCCCGTTGTATTACAAAAAATGAGTGACGATCTCGACTGGACGCAAAGATTAGGTGAAGCATTCCTTGAAGATGAAGGCCAAGTAATGAATGGTATTCAATCTCTTAGACAACAGGCAGATAAAGCCAATAGTCTTGCTAATATGGATAATATGGCCATCACCAGAGCCAATAATCACATCATCATAGAACCCGTAAGGCGGGAAATTGTATACGTCCCCTATTATGATCCTCGCGTGGTGTATGGCACTTGGCGATGGGGTGTGGCTTATCCACCCGTTTACTGGGAGTTTAGTGGTTATGCTGGCTATCCTTACCGTCCAAGCCATAGCCATTTTTACTGGGCACCTGGTATTCATATTTCCTTTAACTACTTTTTCAGTTCCTTCCACTGGCATCGCCATAGAGTGGTAGTGATAGATCACAGGCATTCACATCACTACCGCCCACGGGAAAGATACAGTGTTAGCCACGGTGCACAACCATGGAAACATAAGCCAGAACATAGACGTGGAGTGGTTTATCATAATCCTGTTGTTAAGCAACGCTACTATGCCGATAGCAAGTATCGTGGCCGCGATTCACACTCCAGCGGCAGTGCTCAGCACGCTACCAGCCAATATTCAAAGTCTAACCAAGATTTACGACATAATCGCCAAGACAATAAGGACTGGAATAATAAAGAGACTCACAATTACAACAATCGCGAGCGTGATAACCGCGCTCCAACTTATCAGAATACTAAGGCAGAGTTAAAAGAGCGGCGCTCAGCCAATGCGGAACAAATGCCCGCGACTAAGGGACGTAGTGATCCTGTGCATACTCAAAGGGAGCGCAGTGATGCCCAAGCAAAACAAATGCAGGCCAACAAGAATATACAACAAAAACAATACCAAACTAGGGAGTCACAACCCCGTAATCTTGATCAGCAAAGATCGCAGCCACAACGACAGGAAAACTCACGGGCTATAACACCAAGAGTGGAATCCCCACGCCAAGAGATTAAACGGTCTGAACCACAACGCATGGAACAACCGAGACAATCGGTGCCAAGACAACGTGAGGAAGTTAAAGTGAGGCAGAGTGAACCACGCCAAAACCAGAATATGCAGGCGACTCGCGCTGTAGATCAAAATAAAGGCAGATCGACCCAAAGCCAAGAACGCCGTAATAGAGAGTAA
- a CDS encoding ATP-binding protein translates to MSNSSLAWQVINSLKARLVASSLLFILVLLPLIGVGLNDAFTEQVKSAAKNELSAYVYSILAVTEVENTQISIPELVLENRFNLIQSGLYAIATTQDLNGKQSIVWHSQSFMGITPPAYFTIPDMGKSTFEQIKLADLPHWIYSFSVSFASQNQNVPVTIHIIKDEQEFQQQIDQFNQQLWTWLLILMLVMLVFQLSWLLWTLRPLARFTQELHEVEQGKSMQLSSQYPTELQAVARQLNILLNTEQTQRKRYRNALADLAHSLKTPLAVIKSQADLSEASSEQVSVISRIIGHQLKRAQTAAAASWHLGIRVDEVAAKLLRTLAKIYQEPQIHLHSEIAEQAVFKGDDADLTEMLGNLLDNACKAAKSTVKLTVTGDAYQLQICIEDDGPGISESLKNQIFERGIRADSYRQGNGIGLAIVRDLVDSYNGRISVSHSETLGGAKFSVSFVHSI, encoded by the coding sequence ATGAGTAACTCTTCTTTAGCATGGCAAGTGATAAACTCCCTTAAGGCTCGGTTAGTTGCCAGTTCACTACTGTTTATTTTAGTGCTATTACCTTTGATTGGTGTCGGCTTAAATGATGCCTTTACCGAGCAAGTGAAAAGTGCCGCAAAAAATGAACTCAGTGCCTATGTTTACTCAATACTCGCAGTAACAGAAGTGGAAAATACGCAGATCTCCATTCCTGAATTAGTGTTAGAAAATCGCTTTAATCTCATTCAATCAGGGCTCTACGCCATAGCAACCACACAAGATCTCAATGGCAAACAAAGTATTGTATGGCATTCACAATCTTTTATGGGCATCACTCCTCCGGCATATTTTACGATTCCCGACATGGGCAAAAGTACATTTGAGCAAATCAAGCTCGCCGATCTGCCCCATTGGATTTACAGTTTTAGCGTTAGCTTTGCCAGCCAAAATCAGAACGTACCTGTAACCATCCACATCATTAAAGACGAACAAGAATTCCAGCAGCAAATTGACCAATTTAATCAGCAGCTTTGGACTTGGTTGTTGATCCTGATGTTAGTCATGCTGGTATTCCAGTTAAGTTGGTTACTCTGGACGCTACGCCCGCTAGCACGTTTTACCCAAGAGCTGCACGAGGTTGAACAAGGTAAATCAATGCAGTTAAGTAGCCAATACCCCACGGAGTTACAAGCAGTTGCACGCCAACTCAATATTCTGCTCAATACCGAACAAACCCAGCGAAAACGCTATCGTAATGCCTTAGCCGATCTTGCCCATAGCCTAAAAACACCGCTCGCAGTGATCAAAAGCCAAGCTGATTTAAGCGAAGCCTCGAGTGAACAAGTGTCGGTGATAAGCAGAATCATTGGGCACCAACTGAAACGTGCTCAAACGGCAGCAGCAGCCTCCTGGCATTTAGGGATCCGCGTCGATGAGGTGGCGGCTAAGCTATTGCGTACTTTGGCTAAAATTTATCAAGAGCCGCAAATCCATCTCCATTCTGAAATTGCCGAACAAGCAGTATTCAAGGGGGATGACGCTGACCTCACTGAAATGTTGGGCAATTTACTCGACAACGCCTGTAAAGCGGCAAAATCCACTGTTAAATTAACTGTAACGGGTGATGCCTATCAACTGCAGATCTGCATAGAAGATGATGGCCCCGGAATCAGTGAATCATTGAAAAATCAAATATTTGAACGTGGAATTCGAGCAGATTCCTATCGCCAAGGTAATGGTATAGGGCTTGCGATCGTTCGAGATTTAGTCGACAGCTATAATGGCAGAATTTCAGTGTCGCATTCAGAAACCTTAGGTGGGGCCAAATTTAGCGTGAGTTTTGTGCACTCTATTTAA
- a CDS encoding response regulator transcription factor — protein MRLLLVEDDLELQTNLKQHLLDAHYSIDVASDGEEGLFQALECNYDAAIIDVGLPKLDGISLIRSVRQKERDFPILILTARDSWQDKVEGLDAGADDYLTKPFHPQELVARLKALIRRSAGKASPLVYNGPFSLNTSSLEIRKGDELINLSGSEYKLFEFLMLHQGEVKSKTVLTEHIYDQDFDLDSNVIEVFIRRLRKKLDPDNQYNLIETLRGQGYRLKILAPESSADE, from the coding sequence ATGCGCTTGCTATTAGTCGAGGATGATCTAGAGCTACAAACTAACTTAAAACAGCATCTGCTTGATGCCCATTACAGCATTGATGTTGCAAGCGATGGCGAAGAAGGATTATTTCAAGCACTCGAATGTAACTATGATGCTGCAATTATCGATGTAGGTTTACCTAAACTCGATGGCATCAGTTTAATTCGCAGCGTCCGTCAAAAAGAGCGCGATTTTCCCATCCTTATTTTAACGGCAAGGGACAGTTGGCAAGATAAAGTGGAAGGACTCGATGCTGGGGCAGATGACTACCTCACTAAACCTTTCCATCCCCAAGAGCTGGTTGCGCGACTAAAAGCCTTAATCCGTCGTTCGGCAGGTAAGGCCAGCCCATTGGTTTATAACGGCCCTTTTAGCCTCAACACCAGCAGTTTAGAAATCCGTAAAGGGGATGAATTGATCAACCTTAGCGGCTCTGAGTACAAGCTATTCGAATTTTTAATGCTACATCAGGGTGAAGTGAAATCTAAAACTGTGCTCACTGAACATATTTACGATCAGGATTTTGATCTCGACTCTAATGTCATCGAAGTTTTTATCCGTCGCTTACGTAAAAAACTCGACCCAGATAACCAATACAATCTGATAGAAACCCTTCGGGGACAAGGTTATCGACTCAAAATATTAGCACCAGAATCCAGTGCAGATGAGTAA
- a CDS encoding PepSY domain-containing protein has product MKLGMTLALIVCLCASFGSMAANDKRTDRNQSRNQGVQNEQRRLAVNSPDQAVAMAQRQYQGKILSVQSSGSGYRVKILDPNGQVFSVSVDAATGRVSRN; this is encoded by the coding sequence ATGAAACTTGGTATGACATTGGCACTGATCGTCTGCTTATGTGCCTCCTTTGGCAGTATGGCGGCAAATGATAAACGCACCGATCGCAATCAGTCTCGCAACCAAGGCGTGCAGAATGAACAGCGCCGTTTAGCCGTTAATAGTCCAGACCAAGCCGTTGCTATGGCTCAGCGCCAATATCAAGGCAAAATATTGAGCGTACAATCAAGTGGTTCGGGTTATCGCGTCAAAATTCTCGATCCTAATGGTCAAGTGTTTTCAGTATCAGTAGATGCCGCAACGGGCAGAGTATCGAGGAACTAA
- a CDS encoding choice-of-anchor H family protein, producing the protein MNILNRQIVATGSRTSLFKLTAMTLLFLGSVNVHAQSRDGESLMPIAPFSAASIGIAKKADDAEQAAFQEQQALALLQQAAPANNVGDAAAAVVKSLAPSLSSKAGTTKKVQLVGAKPMTRDQVIAQYESQSIPRSSAETENPYRSPVYHSFSIFDASSRLFEDFDYDGFYQTFSVTFDVDVYGSYLNERADLFAELYLSRNGGPWVRYYTTDVFTIYGDSTRDDYEVLTTLYTGYATDHYDVLIDVYEVGYSDIVATISADEIDGLYALPLESSDRDRGPDIIVVEESGGAVSGYILLFIGLCGALRMSRGRT; encoded by the coding sequence ATGAACATACTTAACAGGCAAATAGTGGCAACAGGATCCAGAACAAGTTTATTTAAGCTAACAGCAATGACTTTACTGTTTTTGGGATCTGTTAACGTCCATGCGCAATCCCGTGATGGTGAGTCGTTAATGCCTATAGCGCCCTTTTCTGCTGCAAGTATTGGTATTGCTAAAAAAGCCGATGATGCTGAGCAAGCGGCATTTCAGGAGCAGCAAGCCTTAGCGTTACTGCAACAAGCTGCTCCCGCGAACAATGTAGGAGATGCTGCCGCCGCGGTGGTTAAATCGCTTGCACCCAGTTTATCGTCAAAGGCTGGAACGACAAAAAAAGTACAGCTTGTTGGCGCAAAACCTATGACGCGTGACCAAGTGATAGCCCAGTATGAGAGTCAATCTATCCCCCGTTCAAGTGCCGAGACTGAGAATCCCTATCGCTCGCCTGTGTACCATAGCTTTTCGATTTTTGATGCCAGTAGTCGTTTGTTCGAAGATTTTGACTATGATGGTTTTTATCAAACATTTAGTGTGACTTTTGATGTGGATGTTTACGGTAGTTATCTTAATGAAAGAGCCGATCTATTTGCGGAGCTCTATCTTAGCCGTAATGGTGGCCCTTGGGTGCGGTACTACACCACAGATGTATTTACTATTTATGGCGATTCAACTCGGGATGATTATGAAGTGTTGACGACGCTTTATACGGGCTATGCAACGGATCACTACGATGTGTTAATTGATGTTTATGAGGTAGGTTACAGCGATATCGTTGCAACCATTAGTGCCGACGAGATAGATGGTCTGTATGCACTACCGCTGGAAAGTAGCGATCGAGACAGGGGGCCAGACATTATCGTTGTCGAAGAAAGTGGTGGCGCTGTTTCTGGATATATCCTGTTATTCATAGGCTTATGTGGTGCGCTACGGATGAGTCGAGGTCGAACATAA
- a CDS encoding peroxiredoxin: protein MIAQGQALPAGTLSQQTKDGTVNHKVAELFAGKKVVLFAVPGAFTPTCSEAHLPGYVVLADQFKAKGVDLIACVAVNDAFVMKAWGEAQNASELMMLADGDASFTKALGLEMDTAGFGGIRSQRYAMIIDNGVVTLLNVEAPKSFEVSKAEVVLAAL from the coding sequence ATGATTGCTCAAGGTCAAGCATTACCCGCAGGTACGTTAAGCCAACAGACTAAAGATGGCACGGTAAATCACAAAGTTGCCGAACTGTTCGCGGGGAAAAAAGTCGTACTGTTTGCCGTGCCTGGTGCGTTTACTCCAACGTGTTCTGAAGCGCATTTACCTGGCTATGTGGTATTAGCCGATCAATTTAAAGCTAAGGGCGTGGATTTGATTGCCTGTGTTGCTGTAAACGATGCCTTTGTGATGAAAGCGTGGGGCGAGGCTCAAAATGCCTCTGAATTAATGATGTTAGCCGATGGCGATGCCAGCTTTACTAAAGCTTTAGGGCTAGAGATGGATACAGCGGGTTTCGGCGGTATACGTTCGCAGCGTTATGCCATGATCATCGATAATGGCGTGGTAACATTGCTAAATGTTGAAGCACCGAAGTCATTTGAAGTGAGTAAAGCCGAAGTGGTTTTAGCAGCGCTGTAA
- a CDS encoding methyl-accepting chemotaxis protein, translating into MKISTLSLSASALLLLLAGLLAAVVLWSSTQRQQIEQQTHSLQNIQQDFLVGVRRDLDGYLVTGNAGQLEQAKTKLITIKDQLAQLNLATVGATDNELQIGLSSFIQDLETKYLAAGKLAGDPRKLLAHAESEMMGYNRRLSQYADKGATINALVAEQYLQLSRDLPSIVYELSQLTEGYLIGKNQKLKGILDSTIKELDTWREALNALPLIGIYEIQEADEFALGGSEPEQIEIGENDRSELLSLSNRYSKEVANTHQQLQTNQEMQEQLIQAISKVEQQLIALGDAQAAKNQQLKSELQLILYTMVSIMALFAIGYLILQQNRVVKPLKRLNQAFMKLSEANSRERLDINRRCETGQIAGHFNQLLQRFELEDETQRQQITKVSQSLRQLVARINQLSVHTENTQTIVTETQTQTEHIRSLANEVSHTSALVENSAAETMRQMQSSQTEAEAVLSATEQTQTAVGLCHASLESLNTSVTDVSKIIDVISNIAEQTNLLALNAAIEAARAGEQGRGFAVVADEVRNLSQRTQTSLNEIVKILQQLTQSNHALSESVDGIAQATSSQKLRAQSLWQVAQTVQNQASEMANTAKQGSLNAKEQVDYLDEFVRTMDNLRQQAQTSSQQSDVIAQEVQQSVEDIETSLGIANQTKAPPHLRAA; encoded by the coding sequence ATGAAAATTTCAACGCTATCACTTTCTGCCTCAGCCCTATTGCTATTACTCGCGGGATTATTAGCGGCAGTAGTGCTATGGAGCAGCACTCAGAGACAGCAAATTGAGCAACAAACTCATTCACTACAAAACATTCAACAGGATTTCCTTGTCGGTGTCCGCCGCGATCTCGATGGCTATTTAGTCACTGGTAATGCCGGTCAACTTGAGCAAGCCAAAACCAAACTCATCACCATTAAGGATCAGCTCGCGCAGTTAAATCTCGCCACTGTGGGGGCGACAGATAATGAGTTGCAGATAGGCTTAAGCAGCTTCATCCAAGATTTAGAGACTAAGTACCTCGCCGCAGGCAAACTCGCGGGAGATCCTCGGAAATTGCTTGCCCATGCGGAATCAGAAATGATGGGGTACAACCGCCGCCTGAGCCAGTATGCAGATAAAGGAGCAACAATTAATGCCCTTGTCGCCGAGCAATATCTGCAACTTAGCCGTGATTTACCTTCAATTGTGTATGAACTCTCCCAACTTACCGAAGGTTATTTGATCGGGAAAAATCAGAAACTAAAGGGAATTTTGGATAGCACAATAAAAGAGTTGGATACTTGGCGGGAGGCCCTAAATGCTCTGCCATTGATTGGCATATATGAAATTCAAGAAGCCGATGAATTTGCCCTTGGTGGTAGCGAGCCAGAACAAATTGAAATCGGTGAGAATGACCGCAGTGAGCTATTAAGCCTGAGCAATAGGTACAGTAAAGAAGTCGCCAACACCCACCAACAGCTGCAAACCAATCAAGAAATGCAGGAACAGCTTATCCAAGCCATTAGCAAAGTGGAACAACAGCTTATCGCTCTAGGTGATGCCCAAGCCGCAAAAAATCAGCAACTCAAATCTGAGCTACAACTGATCCTCTATACCATGGTGTCCATCATGGCACTATTCGCCATAGGCTATTTAATCCTGCAACAAAATCGCGTTGTGAAACCGCTTAAACGCCTTAATCAAGCCTTTATGAAATTAAGCGAAGCGAACAGTCGTGAGAGATTAGATATCAATAGACGTTGTGAAACAGGGCAAATCGCGGGACACTTTAATCAATTATTACAACGCTTTGAATTGGAAGATGAAACACAACGCCAGCAGATAACTAAAGTTTCACAGTCCTTGCGTCAACTGGTTGCACGGATCAACCAACTCTCTGTGCATACCGAAAATACACAGACGATAGTGACAGAAACTCAAACACAAACTGAACATATCCGCAGCCTCGCCAATGAAGTCAGCCATACCTCAGCCCTCGTGGAAAATAGCGCCGCAGAAACAATGCGCCAAATGCAATCGAGCCAAACTGAAGCTGAAGCGGTACTCAGTGCAACCGAGCAGACTCAAACTGCGGTCGGGCTATGCCATGCCTCCCTCGAAAGTTTAAATACCTCTGTCACTGATGTATCAAAAATCATTGATGTGATTAGTAATATTGCTGAACAAACTAATTTACTCGCCCTTAATGCTGCCATTGAAGCGGCAAGGGCTGGTGAACAAGGCCGCGGTTTTGCCGTCGTCGCCGACGAAGTACGTAATTTAAGCCAACGCACTCAAACATCCTTGAACGAAATCGTGAAGATTCTGCAGCAACTGACCCAATCGAATCATGCGCTCAGTGAGAGTGTCGATGGCATAGCGCAGGCCACCAGCAGCCAAAAACTGCGGGCTCAGAGCCTGTGGCAAGTGGCGCAAACAGTACAAAACCAAGCCAGTGAAATGGCTAATACCGCCAAACAAGGCTCGCTCAACGCCAAAGAGCAAGTCGATTATCTCGATGAATTTGTACGTACTATGGATAATTTAAGGCAACAGGCGCAGACCAGTTCACAACAGAGTGACGTCATCGCCCAAGAAGTACAGCAGAGTGTAGAAGATATTGAGACTAGCCTAGGAATAGCCAATCAAACTAAAGCACCACCCCATTTGCGAGCCGCTTAA